Part of the bacterium genome, AGCCGGTCATCCGGCGCGCGAAAAAGGCGATTTCCAATTTCAAGCTGCGGGCGGGCATGCCCATCGGTTGCAGCGTCACGCTGCGCAGCTGGACCATGTACGAGTTTCTCGATCGTCTGATCTCAGTGGCGATCCCACGCGTCCGCGACTTTCGCGGGCTGCCGATCAAGTTCGACGGCCGGGGCAATTACAACCTCTCGGTCAAGGAGCAGATCGTCTTTCCTGAGATCGATTACGATAAGGTGGAAAAAGTGCGCGGCATGAACATCACCATCGTCACCACGGCGAAAAC contains:
- the rplE gene encoding 50S ribosomal protein L5, coding for MAEKKSKEKKQEKPAADKKQQPAALPKDYKPRLINTYQQEVVPQLKKRFAYKNVMQVPKLEKIVLNFGVGDATENAKSVDVALEEMTKIAGQKPVIRRAKKAISNFKLRAGMPIGCSVTLRSWTMYEFLDRLISVAIPRVRDFRGLPIKFDGRGNYNLSVKEQIVFPEIDYDKVEKVRGMNITIVTTAKT